A window of Ictidomys tridecemlineatus isolate mIctTri1 chromosome 1, mIctTri1.hap1, whole genome shotgun sequence contains these coding sequences:
- the Chst15 gene encoding carbohydrate sulfotransferase 15 isoform X1, whose amino-acid sequence MRPCINRCLQLLADDTHRQQVSCPGGPHQGHQACPACKGENKILLRVDSKQMNLLAVLEVRTEGNEAWGGFLRFKKGKRCSLVFGLVIMTLVMASYILSGAHQELLISSPFHYGGFPSNPSLLDGENPSDLKEHHHQPPVNNVSYVKDYPSIQLVISSITARIEFTTRQLPDLQDLRRQELHMFSVIPSKFLPNSKSPCWYEEFSGRNTTDPYLTNSYVLYSKRFRSTFDALRKAFWGHLSHAHGKHFRLRCLPHFYIIGQPKCGTTDLYDRLRLHPEVKFSAIKEPHWWTRKRFGIVRLRDGLRDRYPVEDYLDLFDLAAQQIHQGLQAGSAREPSEMNKIIIGEASASTMWDNNAWTFFYDNSTDGEPPFLTQDFIHAFQPHAKLIVMLRDPVERLYSDYLYFASSNKSADDFHEKVTEALQLFENCMLDYSLRACVYNNTLNNAMPVRLQVGLYAVYLLDWLTVFNKDQFLILRLEDHASNVKYTMHRVFQFLNLGPLSEKQEALMTKSPASNARRPEDRNLGPMWPVTQKILQDFYGPFNARLVQILADEAFAWKTQ is encoded by the exons ATGAGGCCCTGCATCAACCGCTGCCTACAGCTGTTAGCCGACGACACACACAGACAGCAGGTCAGCTGCCCAGGGGGCCCCCACCAGGGTCACCAGGCGTGCCCCGCATGCAAAGGAGAAAACAAGATCCTGCTTCGCGTGGACAGTAAACAGATGAACTTGCTCGCTGTTCTTGAAGTGAGGACCGAAGGGAACGAGGCCTGGGGCGGGTTTCTGCGCTTTAAGAAGGGGAAGCGATGCAGCCTGGTGTTTGGACTGGTCATAATGACCTTGGTGATGGCTTCCTACATCCTTTCTGGGGCCCACCAGGAGCTTCTCATCTCGTCTCCTTTCCACTACGGGGGCTTCCCCAGCAACCCCAGCTTGCTGGACGGTGAAAACCCAAGCGACCTGAAGGAGCATCACCACCAGCCCCCCGTGAATAACGTGTCCTACGTCAAGGACTATCCCAGCATCCAGCTCGTCATCAGCAGCATCACCGCCAGGATCGAGTTCACCACCAGGCAGCTCCCCGACCTGCAAGACCTCAGGAGGCAGGAGCTGCAC ATGTTCTCGGTCATCCCCTCTAAGTTCCTGCCCAACAGCAAGAGCCCCTGCTGGTACGAGGAGTTCTCGGGGAGGAACACCACTGACCCCTACCTGACCAACTCCTACGTGCTCTACTCCAAGCGCTTCCGCTCCACTTTCGATGCGCTGCGCAAGGCTTTCTGGGGCCACCTGTCGCATGCGCACGGCAAGCACTTCCGCCTGCGCTGCCTGCCGCACTTCTACATCATCGGGCAGCCCAAGTGCGGGACCACTGACCTCTACGACCGCCTGCGGCTGCACCCGGAGGTGAAGTTCTCGGCCATCAAGGAGCCGCACTGGTGGACCCGGAAGCGCTTTG GAATTGTCCGCCTTCGAGATGGGCTGCGAGACCGCTACCCTGTGGAAGATTACCTGGACCTCTTTGATTTGGCCGCACAGCAGATCCATCAGGGCCTGCAGGCCGGCTCAGCAAGGGAGCCGAGCGAGATGAACAAAATCATTATTG GGGAGGCCAGCGCCTCCACCATGTGGGACAACAATGCCTGGACCTTCTTCTACGACAACAGCACGGATGGGGAGCCGCCATTCCTGACCCAGGACTTCATTCACGCCTTTCAGCCACATGCCAAGCTGATTGTCATGCTCAGGGACCCCGTGGAGAG GTTGTACTCTGACTATCTCTACTTTGCAAGTTCGAATAAATCTGCGGACGACTTCCATGAGAAAGTGACAGAAGCTCTGCAGCTATTCGAAAACTGCATGCTGGATTACTCGCTGCGCGCCTGCGTCTACAACAACACCCTCAACAACGCCATGCCT GTGAGGCTCCAGGTCGGGCTGTATGCCGTGTACCTTCTGGACTGGCTCACTGTTTTTAATAAGGATCAGTTTCTCATTCTGCGCCTGGAAGACCATGCATCCAATGTCAAGTACACCATGCACAGGGTCTTTCAGTTCCTGAACCTGG GGCCCCTAAGTGAGAAGCAAGAGGCCTTGATGACCAAGAGCCCTGCGTCCAATGCACGGCGTCCAGAGGACCGGAACCTGGGGCCCATGTGGCCGGTCACTCAGAAGATCTTGCAGGACTTCTATGGGCCTTTCAATGCTCGGCTGGTGCAGATCCTCGCCGATGAAGCGTTTGCATGGAAGACACAGTGA
- the Chst15 gene encoding carbohydrate sulfotransferase 15 isoform X2, whose amino-acid sequence MRPCINRCLQLLADDTHRQQVSCPGGPHQGHQACPACKGENKILLRVDSKQMNLLAVLEVRTEGNEAWGGFLRFKKGKRCSLVFGLVIMTLVMASYILSGAHQELLISSPFHYGGFPSNPSLLDGENPSDLKEHHHQPPVNNVSYVKDYPSIQLVISSITARIEFTTRQLPDLQDLRRQELHMFSVIPSKFLPNSKSPCWYEEFSGRNTTDPYLTNSYVLYSKRFRSTFDALRKAFWGHLSHAHGKHFRLRCLPHFYIIGQPKCGTTDLYDRLRLHPEVKFSAIKEPHWWTRKRFGIVRLRDGLRDRYPVEDYLDLFDLAAQQIHQGLQAGSAREPSEMNKIIIGEASASTMWDNNAWTFFYDNSTDGEPPFLTQDFIHAFQPHAKLIVMLRDPVERLYSDYLYFASSNKSADDFHEKVTEALQLFENCMLDYSLRACVYNNTLNNAMPGP is encoded by the exons ATGAGGCCCTGCATCAACCGCTGCCTACAGCTGTTAGCCGACGACACACACAGACAGCAGGTCAGCTGCCCAGGGGGCCCCCACCAGGGTCACCAGGCGTGCCCCGCATGCAAAGGAGAAAACAAGATCCTGCTTCGCGTGGACAGTAAACAGATGAACTTGCTCGCTGTTCTTGAAGTGAGGACCGAAGGGAACGAGGCCTGGGGCGGGTTTCTGCGCTTTAAGAAGGGGAAGCGATGCAGCCTGGTGTTTGGACTGGTCATAATGACCTTGGTGATGGCTTCCTACATCCTTTCTGGGGCCCACCAGGAGCTTCTCATCTCGTCTCCTTTCCACTACGGGGGCTTCCCCAGCAACCCCAGCTTGCTGGACGGTGAAAACCCAAGCGACCTGAAGGAGCATCACCACCAGCCCCCCGTGAATAACGTGTCCTACGTCAAGGACTATCCCAGCATCCAGCTCGTCATCAGCAGCATCACCGCCAGGATCGAGTTCACCACCAGGCAGCTCCCCGACCTGCAAGACCTCAGGAGGCAGGAGCTGCAC ATGTTCTCGGTCATCCCCTCTAAGTTCCTGCCCAACAGCAAGAGCCCCTGCTGGTACGAGGAGTTCTCGGGGAGGAACACCACTGACCCCTACCTGACCAACTCCTACGTGCTCTACTCCAAGCGCTTCCGCTCCACTTTCGATGCGCTGCGCAAGGCTTTCTGGGGCCACCTGTCGCATGCGCACGGCAAGCACTTCCGCCTGCGCTGCCTGCCGCACTTCTACATCATCGGGCAGCCCAAGTGCGGGACCACTGACCTCTACGACCGCCTGCGGCTGCACCCGGAGGTGAAGTTCTCGGCCATCAAGGAGCCGCACTGGTGGACCCGGAAGCGCTTTG GAATTGTCCGCCTTCGAGATGGGCTGCGAGACCGCTACCCTGTGGAAGATTACCTGGACCTCTTTGATTTGGCCGCACAGCAGATCCATCAGGGCCTGCAGGCCGGCTCAGCAAGGGAGCCGAGCGAGATGAACAAAATCATTATTG GGGAGGCCAGCGCCTCCACCATGTGGGACAACAATGCCTGGACCTTCTTCTACGACAACAGCACGGATGGGGAGCCGCCATTCCTGACCCAGGACTTCATTCACGCCTTTCAGCCACATGCCAAGCTGATTGTCATGCTCAGGGACCCCGTGGAGAG GTTGTACTCTGACTATCTCTACTTTGCAAGTTCGAATAAATCTGCGGACGACTTCCATGAGAAAGTGACAGAAGCTCTGCAGCTATTCGAAAACTGCATGCTGGATTACTCGCTGCGCGCCTGCGTCTACAACAACACCCTCAACAACGCCATGCCT GGCCCCTAA